The genomic interval TATCTCGGAAGAAATCGACCAGCTGAGCAAGAAGAGCCAGCAGCTCACCAAGGACATCTACAGCGAACTGTCGCCCTGGCAGATCACCAAGATCGCCCGCCACCCCGAGCGCCCCTACACGCTCGACTACGTGCGCGATATCTTCACCGACTTTGTCGAGCTGCACGGCGACCGCCACTACGCGGACGACCTGTCCATCGTGGGCGGTCTGGCGCGCTTCAACGGCCATGCCTGCATGGTGCTGGGCCACCAGAAGGGCCGCGACACCAAAGAGCGCGCCATGCGCAACTTCGGCATGAGCAAGCCCGAGGGCTACCGCAAGGCCCTGCGCCTGATGAAGACGGCCGAGAAGTTCAAGCTGCCCGTGTTCACGTTTGTGGACACGCCCGGCGCCTACCCTGGCATCGACGCCGAAGAGCGCGGCCAGTCCGAAGCCATCGGCCGCAACATCTTCGAGATGGCGCAGCTTGAAGTGCCCATCATCACCACCATCATTGGCGAAGGCGGCTCCGGCGGCGCGCTGGCCATCAGCGTGGCCGACCAGGTCGTGATGCTGCAATACGCCATCTACTCCGTGATCAGCCCCGAAGGCTGCGCCTCCATCCTGTGGAAGACCAGCGAGAAGGCGCAGGAAGCCGCCGATGCGCTGGGCATTACCGCCCACCGCCTCAAGGCCCTGGGCCTGGTGGACAAGATCGTGAACGAACCCGTGGGCGGCGGCCACCGCGACCACAAGCAGATGGCCGCTTTCCTCAAGCGCGCGCTGGGCGATGCCTTCCGCCAGGTCGCCGACCTCAAGACCAAAGACCTGCTGGACCGCCGCTATGAGCGCTTGCAGAGCTACGGCCGTTTCAACGATACGAAGGCAGACAGCCGCTGAGCGCCTGCTGGAAACGAACTGGTATCGCTCTGACGGCGGCCTTTGAAGGCCGCCGTTGCTTTTCTGGCGGCACACGGGGCCGGGCAAGCCCTCACTGGCGCACAGGTTGATACCGGATGTAACATGGCTGCAACTGCCCGCTCGGGGTGGTGCAAGGGGTGTTCCATGCAGCTTCTCAAGACGCTCAAGGGCCAGATTCTCCTCGTATCGGTGGGGAGTCTGATGGCCGGGCTGATGGCCCTGACCACTGCCAACTACCTCACTGCGCGATCCCAGGCCTATGCTTCGCTCACCGCGCAGTCGCAGGCCCTGGCCCATAGCCACATCGAGGCCTTGCGCGACTGGGCTCGAAGCAAGGCAAGGGTGGTCGAGTCTGCTGTGACGGCACTGGATGATGCCGACGCTGCCAAGCCGCTCAACATGCTGGCGAAGGCGGGTAACTTCCACACCACCTACTTCGGGTATGCGGACAAGCGCACAGTGTTCTCTGAACCGCAGAACCTGCCGCCCGACTATGACCCCACTTCACGCCCCTGGTACCAGCAGGCCGCCGGCTCCGACGCCCCGGTGCTGACCGCGCCGTATGCAGATGCCGGAGGAGCCGGGCTGGTGGTGACCTTTGCCAAGGCCGTGCGCGAAGGTGGCAACGTGAAGGCCGTGATGGCGGGTGACGTGTCGCTGGCGGACGTGGTGGCCAACGTAGCATCCATCAAGCCCACACCCTCGAGCTATGCCTTTCTGGTGGGAAGCGACGGCACCATCATTGCCCACCCCGAGGTGAAACTGGCGCTCAAGCCCGCCACGGACCTGGCGGCTGCTCTCACAGCTTCCGCGCTGGCTGATATGGCCAAACGCGCTGATCTCAACGCGCTCGATCTGCAAGGCCGCCCCGTATTGCTGACGGTGGCGCCAGTCACCGGGACGCCATGGCTACTGGCCATCGCGCTTGACCGGAGCGAGGCGCTGCGAGCCATCACCACCATGCTGCAGGTGTCTTTGGGTGCGGGCATCGTGGTGCTTCTGGTCGCCCTGGCGGTCCTGGCAGGCATTCTGTCGCAACGCCTGCGGCGGCTCACACAAGTACGTGACGCCATGCACGAAATCGGCGCAGGCGATGGAGATCTGTCGCGGCGCATCGATGCCCAGGGCCAGGACGAGCTCGCACAGATCGCCACCAGCTTCAACAGCTTTGCGGGCAAGCTCTCGGGTGTGCTGGCGCAGATCCGCGATGCCAGCAGCTCGGTGCGCGTGGCGGCCGAAGAGATCGCCACCGGCAACCATGACCTGAGCGGCCGCACCGAACTCACGGCGTCGAGCCTGGAGGAGACCTCCGCGTCCATGCAGCAGCTGACCGAAACCGTGCGCCACAATGCAGACTCTGCGCGCCAGGCGAACCAGCTGGTGGCCCAGGCGTCCAGCGTGGCGCAGCATGGTGGCCGGGTGGTGGGCAACGTGGTGACCACCATGGATCAGATCAACGCCGCGTCGCGCAAGATCAACGACATCATCGGCGTCATTGATGGCATTGCCTTCCAGACCAATATCCTCGCGCTCAATGCGGCGGTGGAGGCGGCCCGGGCCGGTGAGCAAGGTCGCGGCTTTGCGGTGGTGGCCAGTGAAGTGCGCAGTCTTGCCGGGCGCAGTGCGGAGGCTGCCAAGGAAATCAAGCAGCTCATCAGCGCATCTGTGGAACAGGTGGAAAACGGATCGCGTCTGGTGCACGATGCGGGCACCACCATGAACGAAATCGTTACCTCGGTGCAGCGCGTGACGAACATCATGGCCGAGATCACCGCGTCCACCAATGAGCAGAGCACCAGCATCAATGAGGTCGGACAGGCGGTGTCGCACCTCGACCAGATGACCC from Acidovorax sp. FHTAMBA carries:
- a CDS encoding acetyl-CoA carboxylase carboxyltransferase subunit alpha, which translates into the protein MAKKTFLDFEQPIAELESKIEELRYVQTESAVDISEEIDQLSKKSQQLTKDIYSELSPWQITKIARHPERPYTLDYVRDIFTDFVELHGDRHYADDLSIVGGLARFNGHACMVLGHQKGRDTKERAMRNFGMSKPEGYRKALRLMKTAEKFKLPVFTFVDTPGAYPGIDAEERGQSEAIGRNIFEMAQLEVPIITTIIGEGGSGGALAISVADQVVMLQYAIYSVISPEGCASILWKTSEKAQEAADALGITAHRLKALGLVDKIVNEPVGGGHRDHKQMAAFLKRALGDAFRQVADLKTKDLLDRRYERLQSYGRFNDTKADSR
- a CDS encoding methyl-accepting chemotaxis protein — encoded protein: MQLLKTLKGQILLVSVGSLMAGLMALTTANYLTARSQAYASLTAQSQALAHSHIEALRDWARSKARVVESAVTALDDADAAKPLNMLAKAGNFHTTYFGYADKRTVFSEPQNLPPDYDPTSRPWYQQAAGSDAPVLTAPYADAGGAGLVVTFAKAVREGGNVKAVMAGDVSLADVVANVASIKPTPSSYAFLVGSDGTIIAHPEVKLALKPATDLAAALTASALADMAKRADLNALDLQGRPVLLTVAPVTGTPWLLAIALDRSEALRAITTMLQVSLGAGIVVLLVALAVLAGILSQRLRRLTQVRDAMHEIGAGDGDLSRRIDAQGQDELAQIATSFNSFAGKLSGVLAQIRDASSSVRVAAEEIATGNHDLSGRTELTASSLEETSASMQQLTETVRHNADSARQANQLVAQASSVAQHGGRVVGNVVTTMDQINAASRKINDIIGVIDGIAFQTNILALNAAVEAARAGEQGRGFAVVASEVRSLAGRSAEAAKEIKQLISASVEQVENGSRLVHDAGTTMNEIVTSVQRVTNIMAEITASTNEQSTSINEVGQAVSHLDQMTQQNAALVEQSAAAAQSLKDQSVRLSEVVGTFRLSADVPSPGARSPGAGG